Proteins found in one Salvelinus alpinus chromosome 11, SLU_Salpinus.1, whole genome shotgun sequence genomic segment:
- the gnsa gene encoding N-acetylglucosamine-6-sulfatase isoform X1, with the protein MASIRLNLPTLLNFLLICVTLLWNNRCCVVAKWYHRPNVVLILTDDLDIVIGGMTPLNKTKKLIGEAGITFTNAFVASPLCCPSRASILTGKYPHNHHVINNTLEGNCSSTAWQKTQEPKTFPALLQAYAGYQTFFAGKYLNQYGNPDAGGVEHVPLGWDYWVGLERNSRYYNYTLSVNGKPKKHGGNYSEDYLTDVLTNMSLDFLQYKSNYRPFFMMVSTPAPHAPWTPAPQYQDRFKDLKAPRDPNFNVHGKDKHWLIRQAKTPMTNSSIDLLDDAYRKRWRTLLSVDDLVEKVVKRLEVRGELENTYIIFTSDNGYHTGLFSLPLDKRQLYESDIRVPLLIRGPNIKPNQTTGLAVQNVDLGPTILDMAGYNVSKTTMDGMSFLSVLEGSVNSTTWRTDFLVEYEGEGSNVSDPACPLLGPGVSECFPDCVCEDSFNNTYACVRTVAPSVNLQYCEFDDNEVFVEVYNMTVDPYQLSNLAKTVDQEVLEKMNHRLMMLQSCSGQSCRTPGVYDARYTFNPLLMFSNRSHRSNRLRRA; encoded by the exons ATGGCCTCGATTCGGTTAAATCTGCCAACGTTATTGAATTTCCTCTTAATCTGCGTCACTTTGCTATGGAATAACCGCTGCTGTGTTGTTGCCAAGTGGTATCACAGACCCAACGTTGTGTTGATCCTCACCGATGACTTGGACATCGTTATTGGGGGCATG ACCCCACTGAACAAGACCAAGAAGCTGATTGGTGAAGCAGGGATCACCTTTACCAACGCT TTTGTCGCCAGCCCACTGTGCTGTCCCAGCAGAGCCAGCATCCTAACAGGGAAGTATCCTCATAACCACCATGTGATCAACAACACTCTGGAGGGGAACTGCAGCAGCACAGCCTGGCAGAAGACCCAGGAGCCCAAGACCTTCCCTGCTCTACTGCAGGCCTACGCTGGCTACCAGACCTTCTTCGCTGGGAAGTACCTCAACCAG TATGGGAACCCAGATGCAGGAGGAGTGGAACACGTTCCTCTGGGATGGGACTACTGGGTCGGACTG gagaggaactctaggtactacaACTACACTCTGTCTGTGAATGGGAAGCCTAAGAAACATGGAGGGAACTACAGTGAAGACTACCTGACAGACGTGCTG ACCAACATGTCTCTAGACTTCCTCCAGTATAAGTCTAACTACCGCCCGTTTTTCATGATGGTGTCGACCCCAGCCCCCCACGCCCCCTGGACCCCCGCCCCGCAGTACCAGGACCGCTTCAAGGACCTCAAGGCCCCCCGAGACCCCAACTTCAACGTCCATGGGAAG GACAAGCACTGGTTGATCAGACAGGCCAAGACTCCCATGACCAACTCCTCTATCGACTTACTGGATGATGCCTACAGGAAACG GTGGCGTACTCTGCTGTCAGTGGATGACCTGGTGGAGAAGGTGGTgaagaggttagaggtcagaggtgaacTGGAGAACACTTACATCATCTTTACCTCAGACAACGGATACCACACAG gtctgttctctctccccctggatAAGAGGCAGCTGTATGAGTCTGATATAAGAGTTCCTCTGCTGATCCGAGGGCCCAACATCAAGCCGAACCAGACCACCGGGCTAGCGGTCCAGAACGTTGACCTGGGTCCTACCATCCTGGACATGGCCGGTTACAACGTCAGCAAGACCACCATGGACGGCATGTCCTTCCTGTCTGTACTG GAGGGATCTGTGAACAGCACTACGTGGAGAACAGACTTCCTGGTGGAGTATGAAGGGGAGGGGTCTAATGTGTCTGATCCCGCCTGTCCCCTGTTGGGTCCGGGGGTCTCCGAATGTttccctgactgtgtgtgtgaggattCCTTCAACAACACGTACGCCTGCGTTCGGACCGTCGCCCCCTCTGTCAACCTCCAGTACTGCGAGTTCGATGACAACGAG gtgtttGTAGAGGTGTATAACATGACAGTTGACCCCTACCAGCTCAGTAACCTCGCTAAGACTGTTGACCAGGAAGTCCTGGAGAAGATGAACCACAGACTGATGATGCTGCAGTCCTGTTCTGGACAGTCCTGTAGGACCCCCGGGGTCTACGATGCACG GTATACGTTTAACCCTCTCCTGATGTTCAGTAACAGGAGCCACCGGAGCAACAGGCTGAGACGGGCCTGA
- the gnsa gene encoding N-acetylglucosamine-6-sulfatase isoform X2, with translation MASIRLNLPTLLNFLLICVTLLWNNRCCVVAKWYHRPNVVLILTDDLDIVIGGMTPLNKTKKLIGEAGITFTNAFVASPLCCPSRASILTGKYPHNHHVINNTLEGNCSSTAWQKTQEPKTFPALLQAYAGYQTFFAGKYLNQYGNPDAGGVEHVPLGWDYWVGLERNSRYYNYTLSVNGKPKKHGGNYSEDYLTDVLTNMSLDFLQSNYLCLCPLQTNMSLVFLQSNCLCPLQTNMSLDFLQSNYLCLCPLQTNMSLDFLQSNYLCPLQTIMSLDFLQSNYLCLCPLQTNMSLDFLQSNYLCLCPLQTNMSLDFLQSNYLCLCPLQTNMSLDFLQSNYLCLCPLQTIMSLDFLQSNYLCLCPLQTNMSLDFLQSNYLCLCPLQTIMSLDFLQSNYLCLCPLQTNMSLDFLQSNYLCLCPLQTNMSLDFLQSNYLCLCPLQTNMSLDFLQSNYLCLCPLQTIMSLDFLQSNYLCLCPLQSNMSLD, from the exons ATGGCCTCGATTCGGTTAAATCTGCCAACGTTATTGAATTTCCTCTTAATCTGCGTCACTTTGCTATGGAATAACCGCTGCTGTGTTGTTGCCAAGTGGTATCACAGACCCAACGTTGTGTTGATCCTCACCGATGACTTGGACATCGTTATTGGGGGCATG ACCCCACTGAACAAGACCAAGAAGCTGATTGGTGAAGCAGGGATCACCTTTACCAACGCT TTTGTCGCCAGCCCACTGTGCTGTCCCAGCAGAGCCAGCATCCTAACAGGGAAGTATCCTCATAACCACCATGTGATCAACAACACTCTGGAGGGGAACTGCAGCAGCACAGCCTGGCAGAAGACCCAGGAGCCCAAGACCTTCCCTGCTCTACTGCAGGCCTACGCTGGCTACCAGACCTTCTTCGCTGGGAAGTACCTCAACCAG TATGGGAACCCAGATGCAGGAGGAGTGGAACACGTTCCTCTGGGATGGGACTACTGGGTCGGACTG gagaggaactctaggtactacaACTACACTCTGTCTGTGAATGGGAAGCCTAAGAAACATGGAGGGAACTACAGTGAAGACTACCTGACAGACGTGCTG ACCAACATGTCTCTAGACTTCCTCCAGTCTAactacctctgtctctgtcctctccagACCAACATGTCTCTAGTCTTCCTCCAGTCtaactgtctctgtcctctccagACCAACATGTCTCTAGACTTCCTCCAGTCTAactacctctgtctctgtcctctccagACCAACATGTCTCTAGACTTCCTCCAGTCTAACTACCTCTGTCCTCTCCAGACCATCATGTCTCTAGACTTCCTCCAGTCTAactacctctgtctctgtcctctccagACCAACATGTCTCTAGACTTCCTCCAGTCTAactacctctgtctctgtcctctccagACCAACATGTCTCTAGACTTCCTCCAGTCTAactacctctgtctctgtcctctccagACCAACATGTCTCTAGACTTCCTCCAGTCTAactacctctgtctctgtcctctccagACCATCATGTCTCTAGACTTCCTCCAGTCTAactacctctgtctctgtcctctccagACCAACATGTCTCTAGACTTCCTCCAGTCTAactacctctgtctctgtcctctccagACCATCATGTCTCTAGACTTCCTCCAGTCTAactacctctgt CTCTGTCCTCTCCAGACCAACATGTCTCTAGACTTCCTCCAGTCTAactacctctgtctctgtcctctccagACCAACATGTCTCTAGACTTCCTCCAGTCTAactacctctgtctctgtcctctccagACCAACATGTCTCTAGACTTCCTCCAGTCTAactacctctgtctctgtcctctccagACCATCATGTCTCTAGACTTCCTCCAGTCTAactacctctgtctctgtcctctccagtccaacatgtctctagactaa
- the gnsa gene encoding N-acetylglucosamine-6-sulfatase isoform X3: protein MASIRLNLPTLLNFLLICVTLLWNNRCCVVAKWYHRPNVVLILTDDLDIVIGGMTPLNKTKKLIGEAGITFTNAFVASPLCCPSRASILTGKYPHNHHVINNTLEGNCSSTAWQKTQEPKTFPALLQAYAGYQTFFAGKYLNQYGNPDAGGVEHVPLGWDYWVGLERNSRYYNYTLSVNGKPKKHGGNYSEDYLTDVLTNMSLDFLQSNYLCLCPLQTNMSLVFLQSNCLCPLQTNMSLDFLQSNYLCLCPLQTNMSLDFLQSNYLCLCPLQTNMSLDFLQSNYLCLCPLQTNMSLDFLQSNYLCLCPLQTNMSLDFLQSNYLCLCPLQTIMSLDFLQSNYLCLCPLQTNMSLDFLQSNYLCLCPLQTIMSLDFLQSNYLCLCPLQTNMSLDFLQSNYLCLCPLQTNMSLDFLQSNYLCLCPLQTNMSLDFLQSNYLCLCPLQTIMSLDFLQSNYLCLCPLQSNMSLD, encoded by the exons ATGGCCTCGATTCGGTTAAATCTGCCAACGTTATTGAATTTCCTCTTAATCTGCGTCACTTTGCTATGGAATAACCGCTGCTGTGTTGTTGCCAAGTGGTATCACAGACCCAACGTTGTGTTGATCCTCACCGATGACTTGGACATCGTTATTGGGGGCATG ACCCCACTGAACAAGACCAAGAAGCTGATTGGTGAAGCAGGGATCACCTTTACCAACGCT TTTGTCGCCAGCCCACTGTGCTGTCCCAGCAGAGCCAGCATCCTAACAGGGAAGTATCCTCATAACCACCATGTGATCAACAACACTCTGGAGGGGAACTGCAGCAGCACAGCCTGGCAGAAGACCCAGGAGCCCAAGACCTTCCCTGCTCTACTGCAGGCCTACGCTGGCTACCAGACCTTCTTCGCTGGGAAGTACCTCAACCAG TATGGGAACCCAGATGCAGGAGGAGTGGAACACGTTCCTCTGGGATGGGACTACTGGGTCGGACTG gagaggaactctaggtactacaACTACACTCTGTCTGTGAATGGGAAGCCTAAGAAACATGGAGGGAACTACAGTGAAGACTACCTGACAGACGTGCTG ACCAACATGTCTCTAGACTTCCTCCAGTCTAactacctctgtctctgtcctctccagACCAACATGTCTCTAGTCTTCCTCCAGTCtaactgtctctgtcctctccagACCAACATGTCTCTAGACTTCCTCCAGTCTAactacctctgtctctgtcctctccagACCAACATGTCTCTAGACTTCCTCCAGTCTAACTAC ctctgtctctgtcctctccagACCAACATGTCTCTAGACTTCCTCCAGTCTAactacctctgtctctgtcctctccagACCAACATGTCTCTAGACTTCCTCCAGTCTAactacctctgtctctgtcctctccagACCAACATGTCTCTAGACTTCCTCCAGTCTAactacctctgtctctgtcctctccagACCATCATGTCTCTAGACTTCCTCCAGTCTAactacctctgtctctgtcctctccagACCAACATGTCTCTAGACTTCCTCCAGTCTAactacctctgtctctgtcctctccagACCATCATGTCTCTAGACTTCCTCCAGTCTAactacctctgt CTCTGTCCTCTCCAGACCAACATGTCTCTAGACTTCCTCCAGTCTAactacctctgtctctgtcctctccagACCAACATGTCTCTAGACTTCCTCCAGTCTAactacctctgtctctgtcctctccagACCAACATGTCTCTAGACTTCCTCCAGTCTAactacctctgtctctgtcctctccagACCATCATGTCTCTAGACTTCCTCCAGTCTAactacctctgtctctgtcctctccagtccaacatgtctctagactaa